In Zingiber officinale cultivar Zhangliang chromosome 11B, Zo_v1.1, whole genome shotgun sequence, a single window of DNA contains:
- the LOC122035041 gene encoding uncharacterized protein LOC122035041 isoform X1 produces MGFRENLDFYLKMSRKELQQLCKQHDLPANTSHAILANSLASHFQKRNAVLADSLEKSVNFMDGSSKKLFASEPITKKTVPCPDELTTGNRRLFCQLGSKSEINGPTDSIMNEKPETVTKVLCPLWPVNSKEQKCIQGAVPCGHSRPHEYSMESGLVSGNEISTRSPPFQFFVMSEGGIDLFVDLNSSPLELINSLKENVCVHQNTQYHESMAPPEYISNSPEVDEHMKITPSVDTGMNLNGIEVEKNTGCTNSSLSSVVSENSNSEAYPPDTTAATSGSFFLVSNTVPVGSLGFLEENQVVSSSCAAYTVQNHLASHMASCPPEGQETAIVSFAMVRSNASLPVMPLQSVSNMDNGVNNPVTVGVEVETLYDTVSDVADKDNLTTRKEISDNIDTLDYVHQKNHRGASESFTGFKNEQPDNTTFHGRLSNSCQHSGQMILDSPMADAQSEVGTADLPFCRQSCSNCETLVPEEPISMSQDESGHSTPMGEKDASECSRILSTSANTKRSNNLENPKEPHVKRHHVCSEIMSEETVTKLRNSRSSAKKMLSGAIVLPRRSMRLVSKVYSAPLLLSTATHNRSLKSST; encoded by the exons ATGGGATTCCGAGAGAATTTAGACTTCTATCTCAAAATGTCACGAAAGGAGCTTCAACAATTGTGTAAACAACATGATCTTCCTGCAAATACGAGTCATGCTATATTGGCCAACTCTTTGGCTTCACACTTTCAG AAAAGAAATGCTGTTTTGGCAGATTCACTGGAGAAATCAGTTAATTTTATGGATGGATCTTCTAAGAAGCTATTTGCATCTGAACCAATCACTAAAAAAACAGTTCCTTGCCCTGATGAATTAACCACAG GTAACAGGCGACTATTCTGTCAGCTTGGTAGTAAGAGTGAAATTAACGGTCCCACAGACAGTATTATGAATGAGAAG CCAGAAACTGTAACAAAAGTGTTATGCCCATTATGGCCTGTCAATAGTAAAG AGCAGAAGTGTATTCAGGGTGCTGTTCCATGTGGACATAGTAGACCTCATGAATACTCAATGGAAAGTGGACTTGTTTCTGGCAATGAAATTTCTACCAGAAGTCCTCCATTTCAATTTTTTGTGATGTCAGAAGGTGGAATAGATTTATTCGTTGACTTGAATTCTAGCCCACTGGAATTGATCAATAGCTTAAAAGAAAATGTCTGTGTTCATCAGAATACACAATATCATGAGTCAATGGCTCCTCCTGAATATATCAGTAATTCACCAGAAGTTGATGAACATATGAAAATTACACCATCAGTTGACACTGGGATGAACCTTAATGGCATTGAAGTTGAGAAGAACACTGGTTGTACAAATTCATCATTGAGTTCTGTTGTCAGCGAGAACAGCAATTCTGAGGCTTATCCACCAGATACCACTGCAGCAACATCTGGATCTTTTTTTTTAGTATCAAACACTGTCCCAGTTGGATCATTGGGATTTTTGGAGGAAAATCAGGTAGTTTCATCTTCCTGTGCAGCATACACGGTGCAAAACCACTTGGCATCCCACATGGCATCATGCCCCCCTGAAGGGCAAGAGACTGCTATTGTTTCATTTGCAATGGTCAGGAGTAATGCATCACTACCTGTCATGCCTCTTCAATCAGTTTCTAACATGGACAATGGGGTCAATAATCCTGTTACAGTTGGCGTCGAAGTTGAAACTCTATATGATACAGTATCTGATGTTGCTGACAAAGATAACCTtacaacaaggaaagaaatatcAGATAATATAGACACACTTGACTATGTCCATCAAAAAAATCATAGGGGAGCAAGTGAGTCCTTTACCGGTTTTAAAAATGAGCAGCCAGACAACACAACTTTTCATGGGAGATTGTCAAATTCTTGTCAACATAGTGGACAGATGATACTAGATAGTCCAATGGCTGATGCACAATCGGAAGTGGGGACAGCAGATCTTCCTTTCTGTCGGCAATCATGCAGTAATTGTGAAACTTTGGTTCCTGAGGAACCGATATCAATGTCTCAAGATGAATCG GGTCATAGCACACCAATGGGGGAAAAGGATGCTTCAGA ATGCTCTAGAATCCTATCAACCTCAGCCAACACTAAGAGATCTAACAACTTAGAGAATCCCAAGGAGCCCCATGTTAAGAGGCACCATGTTTGTAGTGAAATCATGAGTGAGGAGACAGTCACAAAATTGAGAAACAGTAGAAGTTCAGCAAAGAAAATGTTGTCTGGTGCTATTGTTCTGCCTAGGCGTTCCATGAGGCTTGTTTCTAAGGTTTATTCTGCTCCTTTACTTTTGTCCACTGCTACACATAATCGTTCATTGAAAAGTTCAACATGA
- the LOC122035041 gene encoding uncharacterized protein LOC122035041 isoform X3 — protein MGFRENLDFYLKMSRKELQQLCKQHDLPANTSHAILANSLASHFQKRNAVLADSLEKSVNFMDGSSKKLFASEPITKKTVPCPDELTTGNRRLFCQLGSKSEINGPTDSIMNEKPETVTKVLCPLWPVNSKEQKCIQGAVPCGHSRPHEYSMESGLVSGNEISTRSPPFQFFVMSEGGIDLFVDLNSSPLELINSLKENVCVHQNTQYHESMAPPEYISNSPEVDEHMKITPSVDTGMNLNGIEVEKNTGCTNSSLSSVVSENSNSEAYPPDTTAATSGSFFLVSNTVPVGSLGFLEENQVVSSSCAAYTVQNHLASHMASCPPEGQETAIVSFAMVRSNASLPVMPLQSVSNMDNGVNNPVTVGVEVETLYDTVSDVADKDNLTTRKEISDNIDTLDYVHQKNHRGASESFTGFKNEQPDNTTFHGRLSNSCQHSGQMILDSPMADAQSEVGTADLPFCRQSCSNCETLVPEEPISMSQDESGHSTPMGEKDASECSRILSTSANTKRSNNLENPKEPHVKRHHVCSEIMSEETVTKLRNSRSSAKKMLSGAIVLPRRSMRLVSK, from the exons ATGGGATTCCGAGAGAATTTAGACTTCTATCTCAAAATGTCACGAAAGGAGCTTCAACAATTGTGTAAACAACATGATCTTCCTGCAAATACGAGTCATGCTATATTGGCCAACTCTTTGGCTTCACACTTTCAG AAAAGAAATGCTGTTTTGGCAGATTCACTGGAGAAATCAGTTAATTTTATGGATGGATCTTCTAAGAAGCTATTTGCATCTGAACCAATCACTAAAAAAACAGTTCCTTGCCCTGATGAATTAACCACAG GTAACAGGCGACTATTCTGTCAGCTTGGTAGTAAGAGTGAAATTAACGGTCCCACAGACAGTATTATGAATGAGAAG CCAGAAACTGTAACAAAAGTGTTATGCCCATTATGGCCTGTCAATAGTAAAG AGCAGAAGTGTATTCAGGGTGCTGTTCCATGTGGACATAGTAGACCTCATGAATACTCAATGGAAAGTGGACTTGTTTCTGGCAATGAAATTTCTACCAGAAGTCCTCCATTTCAATTTTTTGTGATGTCAGAAGGTGGAATAGATTTATTCGTTGACTTGAATTCTAGCCCACTGGAATTGATCAATAGCTTAAAAGAAAATGTCTGTGTTCATCAGAATACACAATATCATGAGTCAATGGCTCCTCCTGAATATATCAGTAATTCACCAGAAGTTGATGAACATATGAAAATTACACCATCAGTTGACACTGGGATGAACCTTAATGGCATTGAAGTTGAGAAGAACACTGGTTGTACAAATTCATCATTGAGTTCTGTTGTCAGCGAGAACAGCAATTCTGAGGCTTATCCACCAGATACCACTGCAGCAACATCTGGATCTTTTTTTTTAGTATCAAACACTGTCCCAGTTGGATCATTGGGATTTTTGGAGGAAAATCAGGTAGTTTCATCTTCCTGTGCAGCATACACGGTGCAAAACCACTTGGCATCCCACATGGCATCATGCCCCCCTGAAGGGCAAGAGACTGCTATTGTTTCATTTGCAATGGTCAGGAGTAATGCATCACTACCTGTCATGCCTCTTCAATCAGTTTCTAACATGGACAATGGGGTCAATAATCCTGTTACAGTTGGCGTCGAAGTTGAAACTCTATATGATACAGTATCTGATGTTGCTGACAAAGATAACCTtacaacaaggaaagaaatatcAGATAATATAGACACACTTGACTATGTCCATCAAAAAAATCATAGGGGAGCAAGTGAGTCCTTTACCGGTTTTAAAAATGAGCAGCCAGACAACACAACTTTTCATGGGAGATTGTCAAATTCTTGTCAACATAGTGGACAGATGATACTAGATAGTCCAATGGCTGATGCACAATCGGAAGTGGGGACAGCAGATCTTCCTTTCTGTCGGCAATCATGCAGTAATTGTGAAACTTTGGTTCCTGAGGAACCGATATCAATGTCTCAAGATGAATCG GGTCATAGCACACCAATGGGGGAAAAGGATGCTTCAGA ATGCTCTAGAATCCTATCAACCTCAGCCAACACTAAGAGATCTAACAACTTAGAGAATCCCAAGGAGCCCCATGTTAAGAGGCACCATGTTTGTAGTGAAATCATGAGTGAGGAGACAGTCACAAAATTGAGAAACAGTAGAAGTTCAGCAAAGAAAATGTTGTCTGGTGCTATTGTTCTGCCTAGGCGTTCCATGAGGCTTGTTTCTAAG TAA
- the LOC122035041 gene encoding uncharacterized protein LOC122035041 isoform X2 translates to MGFRENLDFYLKMSRKELQQLCKQHDLPANTSHAILANSLASHFQKRNAVLADSLEKSVNFMDGSSKKLFASEPITKKTVPCPDELTTGNRRLFCQLGSKSEINGPTDSIMNEKPETVTKVLCPLWPVNSKEQKCIQGAVPCGHSRPHEYSMESGLVSGNEISTRSPPFQFFVMSEGGIDLFVDLNSSPLELINSLKENVCVHQNTQYHESMAPPEYISNSPEVDEHMKITPSVDTGMNLNGIEVEKNTGCTNSSLSSVVSENSNSEAYPPDTTAATSGSFFLVSNTVPVGSLGFLEENQVVSSSCAAYTVQNHLASHMASCPPEGQETAIVSFAMVRSNASLPVMPLQSVSNMDNGVNNPVTVGVEVETLYDTVSDVADKDNLTTRKEISDNIDTLDYVHQKNHRGASESFTGFKNEQPDNTTFHGRLSNSCQHSGQMILDSPMADAQSEVGTADLPFCRQSCSNCETLVPEEPISMSQDESGHSTPMGEKDASECSRILSTSANTKRSNNLENPKEPHVKRHHVCSEIMSEETVTKLRNSRSSAKKMLSGAIVLPRRSMRLVSKITRHSSLL, encoded by the exons ATGGGATTCCGAGAGAATTTAGACTTCTATCTCAAAATGTCACGAAAGGAGCTTCAACAATTGTGTAAACAACATGATCTTCCTGCAAATACGAGTCATGCTATATTGGCCAACTCTTTGGCTTCACACTTTCAG AAAAGAAATGCTGTTTTGGCAGATTCACTGGAGAAATCAGTTAATTTTATGGATGGATCTTCTAAGAAGCTATTTGCATCTGAACCAATCACTAAAAAAACAGTTCCTTGCCCTGATGAATTAACCACAG GTAACAGGCGACTATTCTGTCAGCTTGGTAGTAAGAGTGAAATTAACGGTCCCACAGACAGTATTATGAATGAGAAG CCAGAAACTGTAACAAAAGTGTTATGCCCATTATGGCCTGTCAATAGTAAAG AGCAGAAGTGTATTCAGGGTGCTGTTCCATGTGGACATAGTAGACCTCATGAATACTCAATGGAAAGTGGACTTGTTTCTGGCAATGAAATTTCTACCAGAAGTCCTCCATTTCAATTTTTTGTGATGTCAGAAGGTGGAATAGATTTATTCGTTGACTTGAATTCTAGCCCACTGGAATTGATCAATAGCTTAAAAGAAAATGTCTGTGTTCATCAGAATACACAATATCATGAGTCAATGGCTCCTCCTGAATATATCAGTAATTCACCAGAAGTTGATGAACATATGAAAATTACACCATCAGTTGACACTGGGATGAACCTTAATGGCATTGAAGTTGAGAAGAACACTGGTTGTACAAATTCATCATTGAGTTCTGTTGTCAGCGAGAACAGCAATTCTGAGGCTTATCCACCAGATACCACTGCAGCAACATCTGGATCTTTTTTTTTAGTATCAAACACTGTCCCAGTTGGATCATTGGGATTTTTGGAGGAAAATCAGGTAGTTTCATCTTCCTGTGCAGCATACACGGTGCAAAACCACTTGGCATCCCACATGGCATCATGCCCCCCTGAAGGGCAAGAGACTGCTATTGTTTCATTTGCAATGGTCAGGAGTAATGCATCACTACCTGTCATGCCTCTTCAATCAGTTTCTAACATGGACAATGGGGTCAATAATCCTGTTACAGTTGGCGTCGAAGTTGAAACTCTATATGATACAGTATCTGATGTTGCTGACAAAGATAACCTtacaacaaggaaagaaatatcAGATAATATAGACACACTTGACTATGTCCATCAAAAAAATCATAGGGGAGCAAGTGAGTCCTTTACCGGTTTTAAAAATGAGCAGCCAGACAACACAACTTTTCATGGGAGATTGTCAAATTCTTGTCAACATAGTGGACAGATGATACTAGATAGTCCAATGGCTGATGCACAATCGGAAGTGGGGACAGCAGATCTTCCTTTCTGTCGGCAATCATGCAGTAATTGTGAAACTTTGGTTCCTGAGGAACCGATATCAATGTCTCAAGATGAATCG GGTCATAGCACACCAATGGGGGAAAAGGATGCTTCAGA ATGCTCTAGAATCCTATCAACCTCAGCCAACACTAAGAGATCTAACAACTTAGAGAATCCCAAGGAGCCCCATGTTAAGAGGCACCATGTTTGTAGTGAAATCATGAGTGAGGAGACAGTCACAAAATTGAGAAACAGTAGAAGTTCAGCAAAGAAAATGTTGTCTGGTGCTATTGTTCTGCCTAGGCGTTCCATGAGGCTTGTTTCTAAG ATAACACGCCATTCATCCTTGCTCTGA
- the LOC122035041 gene encoding uncharacterized protein LOC122035041 isoform X4, with translation MGFRENLDFYLKMSRKELQQLCKQHDLPANTSHAILANSLASHFQKRNAVLADSLEKSVNFMDGSSKKLFASEPITKKTVPCPDELTTGNRRLFCQLGSKSEINGPTDSIMNEKPETVTKVLCPLWPVNSKEQKCIQGAVPCGHSRPHEYSMESGLVSGNEISTRSPPFQFFVMSEGGIDLFVDLNSSPLELINSLKENVCVHQNTQYHESMAPPEYISNSPEVDEHMKITPSVDTGMNLNGIEVEKNTGCTNSSLSSVVSENSNSEAYPPDTTAATSGSFFLVSNTVPVGSLGFLEENQVVSSSCAAYTVQNHLASHMASCPPEGQETAIVSFAMVRSNASLPVMPLQSVSNMDNGVNNPVTVGVEVETLYDTVSDVADKDNLTTRKEISDNIDTLDYVHQKNHRGASESFTGFKNEQPDNTTFHGRLSNSCQHSGQMILDSPMADAQSEVGTADLPFCRQSCSNCETLVPEEPISMSQDES, from the exons ATGGGATTCCGAGAGAATTTAGACTTCTATCTCAAAATGTCACGAAAGGAGCTTCAACAATTGTGTAAACAACATGATCTTCCTGCAAATACGAGTCATGCTATATTGGCCAACTCTTTGGCTTCACACTTTCAG AAAAGAAATGCTGTTTTGGCAGATTCACTGGAGAAATCAGTTAATTTTATGGATGGATCTTCTAAGAAGCTATTTGCATCTGAACCAATCACTAAAAAAACAGTTCCTTGCCCTGATGAATTAACCACAG GTAACAGGCGACTATTCTGTCAGCTTGGTAGTAAGAGTGAAATTAACGGTCCCACAGACAGTATTATGAATGAGAAG CCAGAAACTGTAACAAAAGTGTTATGCCCATTATGGCCTGTCAATAGTAAAG AGCAGAAGTGTATTCAGGGTGCTGTTCCATGTGGACATAGTAGACCTCATGAATACTCAATGGAAAGTGGACTTGTTTCTGGCAATGAAATTTCTACCAGAAGTCCTCCATTTCAATTTTTTGTGATGTCAGAAGGTGGAATAGATTTATTCGTTGACTTGAATTCTAGCCCACTGGAATTGATCAATAGCTTAAAAGAAAATGTCTGTGTTCATCAGAATACACAATATCATGAGTCAATGGCTCCTCCTGAATATATCAGTAATTCACCAGAAGTTGATGAACATATGAAAATTACACCATCAGTTGACACTGGGATGAACCTTAATGGCATTGAAGTTGAGAAGAACACTGGTTGTACAAATTCATCATTGAGTTCTGTTGTCAGCGAGAACAGCAATTCTGAGGCTTATCCACCAGATACCACTGCAGCAACATCTGGATCTTTTTTTTTAGTATCAAACACTGTCCCAGTTGGATCATTGGGATTTTTGGAGGAAAATCAGGTAGTTTCATCTTCCTGTGCAGCATACACGGTGCAAAACCACTTGGCATCCCACATGGCATCATGCCCCCCTGAAGGGCAAGAGACTGCTATTGTTTCATTTGCAATGGTCAGGAGTAATGCATCACTACCTGTCATGCCTCTTCAATCAGTTTCTAACATGGACAATGGGGTCAATAATCCTGTTACAGTTGGCGTCGAAGTTGAAACTCTATATGATACAGTATCTGATGTTGCTGACAAAGATAACCTtacaacaaggaaagaaatatcAGATAATATAGACACACTTGACTATGTCCATCAAAAAAATCATAGGGGAGCAAGTGAGTCCTTTACCGGTTTTAAAAATGAGCAGCCAGACAACACAACTTTTCATGGGAGATTGTCAAATTCTTGTCAACATAGTGGACAGATGATACTAGATAGTCCAATGGCTGATGCACAATCGGAAGTGGGGACAGCAGATCTTCCTTTCTGTCGGCAATCATGCAGTAATTGTGAAACTTTGGTTCCTGAGGAACCGATATCAATGTCTCAAGATGAATCG TAA